A genomic segment from uncultured Vibrio sp. encodes:
- a CDS encoding YgjV family protein, which translates to MDTATLAQILGFISFGLGFSVFYQKNDKRLKILMLIFNLNHLLHFLLLGSMISALGALLSAMRTTTAIFVSSKRVAAAFIVVSFVSGFWAAEQWRDVLPILGTVIGTYSVFCLSGIRMRVGFLLGAACWLTNNILVGSIGGTLLEMTVIVLNSMTIYRLYHQRSEPKLNQSVTG; encoded by the coding sequence GTGGATACTGCAACATTAGCGCAAATATTAGGGTTTATTAGTTTTGGTTTGGGGTTCTCCGTCTTTTACCAGAAGAATGATAAACGCCTAAAAATCTTGATGCTAATTTTTAATCTCAATCATCTTCTCCATTTCTTATTGCTTGGTTCAATGATCTCAGCGCTTGGCGCGTTGTTGTCGGCAATGAGAACGACCACTGCGATATTTGTCTCGTCGAAGCGAGTTGCCGCTGCATTTATTGTTGTTAGTTTTGTGAGCGGCTTTTGGGCTGCAGAACAGTGGCGCGACGTTTTGCCTATTCTTGGAACGGTTATCGGTACCTACTCCGTATTCTGCTTGTCGGGAATTCGGATGCGCGTGGGCTTTTTGCTCGGTGCGGCTTGTTGGCTGACCAATAATATTCTGGTGGGATCTATTGGAGGAACGCTACTGGAAATGACCGTGATCGTATTGAATTCAATGACAATCTATCGTTTGTATCATCAGCGATCTGAACCGAAGCTAAATCAATCAGTTACTGGATGA
- the kdgR gene encoding DNA-binding transcriptional regulator KdgR: MKTTNQPEAVSSVLKVFHILQALGEQKSIGVSDLSQRLMMSKATTYRFLQTMKSLGYVSQEGEDDKYSLTLKLFELGSKSLEYVDLIELADKEMRHISEQTNEALHLGALDENAIIYIHKIDSGYNLRMQSRIGRRNPLYSTAIGKVLLSDRDESFIRDVLSDVEFIKHTEKTLENTEQVLEELAQVRIQHFAEDNEEQEPGLRCIAAPVYNRFGQIIAGLSISFPVIRFEEERMEEYVGLLHQAGKNISEQLGYHNYPS, from the coding sequence ATGAAAACTACAAATCAACCTGAAGCAGTTTCATCAGTACTGAAAGTGTTTCACATTCTTCAAGCGTTAGGCGAGCAAAAATCCATCGGCGTATCTGATCTTTCCCAACGACTAATGATGTCGAAAGCAACCACATATCGTTTTTTACAAACAATGAAGTCGTTAGGCTATGTATCACAAGAAGGTGAAGACGATAAATATTCACTAACGCTTAAGCTATTTGAGTTGGGGTCGAAATCGCTTGAGTATGTCGATCTGATTGAACTGGCCGATAAAGAAATGCGCCACATTTCAGAACAAACCAATGAAGCCTTGCACCTAGGTGCTCTGGATGAAAATGCCATCATTTACATCCACAAAATCGATTCTGGCTACAACCTACGCATGCAATCGCGCATTGGTCGTCGTAACCCTCTTTACAGTACTGCTATTGGTAAAGTGTTACTTTCTGATCGCGATGAAAGTTTCATCCGCGATGTGTTAAGCGATGTGGAATTTATTAAACACACAGAAAAGACGCTAGAGAACACTGAGCAGGTGCTAGAAGAGTTAGCACAAGTTCGCATTCAACACTTTGCAGAAGATAATGAAGAGCAAGAGCCAGGCCTTCGCTGTATCGCGGCCCCGGTTTACAATCGCTTTGGTCAAATTATTGCCGGTCTTTCTATTTCATTCCCTGTTATTCGCTTTGAAGAAGAGAGAATGGAAGAGTATGTTGGCTTGTTACATCAAGCAGGCAAAAATATTTCAGAGCAATTGGGTTACCATAACTACCCCTCTTAA
- a CDS encoding RpiB/LacA/LacB family sugar-phosphate isomerase has protein sequence MKIALMMENSQAGKNAMVAGELNTVAGGLGHEVFNVGMTDENDHHLTYVHLGIMASILLNSKAVDFVVTGCGTGQGALMSSNLHPGVVCGYCLEPSDAFLFNQINNGNAISLAFAKGFGWAGELNVRYIFEKAFTGARGEGYPIERAAPQQANAAILNDVKAAVSKDVVEGLRAIDQELVKTAVGSAQFQDCFFAHCQVPEIAEYVKSLLD, from the coding sequence ATGAAAATTGCACTAATGATGGAAAACAGCCAAGCCGGGAAAAACGCAATGGTGGCTGGTGAACTAAACACTGTTGCTGGTGGCCTTGGTCACGAGGTATTTAACGTAGGCATGACGGATGAAAACGATCATCACCTAACGTACGTCCACTTAGGTATCATGGCGAGCATTCTACTGAATTCAAAAGCAGTAGACTTCGTGGTAACGGGTTGTGGTACCGGCCAAGGCGCCCTGATGTCAAGCAATCTGCATCCAGGCGTTGTGTGTGGCTACTGTCTGGAGCCATCAGATGCATTCCTGTTCAACCAAATCAACAACGGCAATGCTATTTCTCTGGCATTTGCGAAAGGCTTTGGTTGGGCTGGCGAACTGAACGTGCGTTACATCTTCGAAAAAGCATTCACAGGTGCTCGTGGTGAAGGTTACCCAATCGAGCGTGCAGCTCCACAGCAAGCCAATGCTGCGATTCTGAACGACGTGAAAGCCGCAGTTTCTAAAGATGTGGTTGAAGGCTTACGTGCAATCGATCAAGAGCTAGTGAAAACAGCAGTAGGTAGTGCGCAGTTCCAAGATTGCTTCTTCGCACATTGCCAAGTGCCTGAAATCGCGGAATACGTGAAGTCTCTACTGGACTAA
- the kduD gene encoding 2-dehydro-3-deoxy-D-gluconate 5-dehydrogenase KduD translates to MILESFNLGGKVAIVTGCDTGLGQGMALGLAKAGCDIVGVNITEPTETIEKIEAEGRKFVDIRANLMTLDDIPSIVDRAVTELGRIDILVNNAGIIRREDAIEFSEQDWDDVMNINIKSVFFMSQAVAKQFIAQGEGGKIINIASMLSFQGGIRVPSYTASKSGVMGVTRLMANEWASHGINVNAIAPGYMATNNTAALRADEQRNKEIVDRIPAARWGEPEDLAGPCVFLASKAADYINGYTLAVDGGWLAR, encoded by the coding sequence ATGATTCTTGAGTCATTTAACCTTGGAGGCAAAGTAGCCATTGTTACTGGTTGTGACACTGGTCTTGGCCAAGGTATGGCGCTTGGTTTAGCAAAAGCCGGCTGTGATATCGTGGGCGTAAACATCACTGAACCGACAGAAACTATTGAGAAAATTGAAGCAGAAGGCCGTAAATTTGTTGATATCCGCGCTAACCTAATGACGTTGGATGACATCCCATCAATCGTTGATCGCGCAGTCACAGAGCTAGGCCGTATCGACATTTTGGTCAACAATGCTGGCATCATCCGCCGCGAAGATGCAATTGAGTTTTCTGAGCAAGACTGGGATGACGTAATGAACATCAATATCAAGTCGGTGTTCTTTATGTCTCAAGCAGTGGCAAAACAGTTCATCGCTCAAGGTGAAGGTGGCAAGATCATTAATATCGCATCGATGCTGTCTTTCCAGGGCGGTATCCGCGTTCCTTCATACACTGCCTCTAAGAGTGGAGTTATGGGTGTCACGCGCCTAATGGCGAACGAATGGGCAAGTCACGGCATTAATGTGAACGCGATTGCACCGGGTTACATGGCAACAAACAACACCGCAGCCTTACGTGCTGATGAGCAACGTAACAAGGAAATCGTCGATCGTATTCCTGCTGCTCGCTGGGGTGAGCCTGAAGATTTAGCTGGTCCTTGTGTATTTTTGGCTTCAAAAGCGGCGGACTACATCAATGGTTACACGCTCGCCGTTGACGGTGGCTGGTTAGCTCGCTAA
- a CDS encoding sugar kinase, with protein MNPISRVAIIGECMVELRKHHGVLQQGFGGDTLNTAVYLSRLTQQHGVETSYVTGLGHDPFSREMLTAWQDEGINTDMVYFSEDKLPGIYAIETADDGERSFFYWREDAAAKYWLREHDFQSLVKDLCQHQMIYLSGVSLAIIADEHRQTLIDLLTTCRNEGVTIAFDNNFRPKLWPSIELARRFYSKILSVTDMAFLTFDDEAMLWGDKDESEAIRRTKNFGVKEIIVKRGADDCFVVTQDQQHTIPALKVDAVIDTTAAGDSFSAGYLAKRILGGDVAESALAGHKVAGSVIQHRGAIIPSESMPII; from the coding sequence ATGAACCCAATCAGTCGCGTCGCTATCATCGGTGAATGTATGGTGGAGCTTAGGAAACATCATGGCGTGCTACAGCAAGGTTTTGGTGGTGATACACTCAACACTGCTGTTTATCTGTCTCGGTTGACTCAGCAACATGGCGTCGAAACGTCCTATGTGACAGGGCTAGGACATGATCCGTTTAGCCGCGAAATGCTGACGGCATGGCAGGACGAAGGTATCAACACCGACATGGTCTACTTTTCTGAAGATAAATTGCCGGGCATTTATGCCATTGAAACCGCAGACGATGGTGAGCGGAGTTTCTTTTATTGGCGCGAAGATGCAGCCGCGAAATATTGGCTACGCGAACATGACTTCCAGTCTTTAGTAAAAGATCTGTGCCAACATCAAATGATTTATCTGAGTGGTGTTAGCTTAGCAATTATCGCTGATGAACACCGCCAAACGCTGATCGATTTGCTGACCACCTGCCGTAACGAGGGTGTCACCATAGCGTTTGACAACAATTTCCGGCCAAAACTTTGGCCAAGTATAGAGTTGGCTCGTCGTTTCTACTCGAAAATCCTCAGTGTTACTGACATGGCATTTTTGACGTTTGATGATGAAGCCATGCTATGGGGTGACAAAGATGAATCCGAAGCTATTCGTCGCACCAAAAACTTTGGTGTGAAAGAGATCATTGTTAAGCGTGGCGCGGACGACTGTTTTGTCGTGACACAAGACCAACAGCATACGATCCCGGCATTGAAAGTAGACGCTGTAATCGATACCACGGCGGCTGGTGACTCTTTCAGTGCGGGGTATCTTGCAAAACGTATTCTAGGCGGAGACGTTGCTGAGTCTGCGCTGGCTGGGCACAAAGTGGCTGGTTCCGTTATCCAACATCGCGGTGCAATCATTCCAAGCGAATCGATGCCGATTATTTAA
- a CDS encoding LysR family transcriptional regulator, with the protein MANWEGVTEFVAVAETNSFTGAANKLKTSVAQISRRVSALEQRLAVKLLHRTTRKVSLSEAGQLYYQQCKHLLEGLELAELAVTQMQAEPKGLLRVTAPVTYGEMNLAPLLHQFIEKYPQVNLDLVLTNQRLDLIEKGVDVAIRLGRLQDSSMIAKRLSSRQMHVCASPNYLERFGEPHTLSELGRHQCLVGSVDYWHFKEQNREKSLRVSGRIKCNSGFALVDAAKRALGLVQLPDYYVQEALDSGELVEVLSDYRDDREGIWALYPPSHNLSPKVRLLIDFLAKELA; encoded by the coding sequence ATGGCGAATTGGGAGGGTGTCACGGAGTTTGTCGCCGTCGCAGAGACAAACAGTTTCACCGGTGCTGCAAATAAACTCAAAACATCAGTTGCGCAGATTAGTCGCCGAGTGTCCGCACTTGAACAACGCTTGGCCGTAAAGTTGTTGCATCGTACCACACGTAAAGTTTCTCTTTCTGAGGCGGGGCAGCTTTATTATCAGCAATGTAAACATCTGTTGGAAGGGTTAGAGCTCGCCGAGCTTGCGGTTACTCAAATGCAGGCAGAACCAAAAGGCTTGTTGCGGGTGACAGCACCAGTTACCTACGGCGAAATGAATCTTGCACCGCTATTACACCAGTTTATAGAGAAGTATCCGCAGGTGAATCTGGACTTGGTACTAACCAACCAACGACTTGATTTAATCGAAAAAGGGGTGGATGTTGCAATTCGCCTGGGACGATTACAAGACTCAAGTATGATTGCCAAGCGACTCTCTTCACGCCAAATGCACGTCTGTGCGAGCCCTAACTATTTAGAACGATTTGGCGAACCTCATACACTCTCAGAGCTGGGGCGTCATCAGTGTTTGGTGGGTTCCGTTGATTACTGGCATTTTAAAGAGCAGAACAGAGAGAAGTCCTTACGAGTATCAGGACGAATCAAGTGCAACAGTGGTTTCGCTTTAGTGGATGCGGCAAAACGAGCGCTTGGTTTGGTTCAGTTGCCGGATTACTACGTTCAAGAGGCGTTAGATAGCGGAGAGTTGGTCGAAGTGCTCAGTGATTACCGAGATGATCGTGAAGGTATTTGGGCGCTGTATCCACCAAGTCATAACTTGTCGCCTAAAGTTCGATTACTTATCGACTTTTTGGCGAAAGAGTTGGCGTGA
- a CDS encoding bifunctional 4-hydroxy-2-oxoglutarate aldolase/2-dehydro-3-deoxy-phosphogluconate aldolase, protein MKDLNQQLSEIKVVPVIAIKDASKAVKLAQVLVENGLPCAEVTFRTEDAARAIKNMRDAYPEMLIGAGTVLTSAQVDEAIEAGVDFIVSPGFNPTTVKYCQQRNIAIVPGVNNPSLVEQAMEMGLRTLKFFPAEPSGGTAMLKALSAVYPVKFMPTGGVSPSNVKDYLAISSVLACGGTWMVPGDLIDNEQWDELAALIGEVARVIE, encoded by the coding sequence ATGAAAGACCTAAATCAACAACTTTCTGAAATTAAAGTAGTCCCTGTTATTGCAATTAAAGATGCAAGCAAGGCTGTAAAATTGGCTCAGGTATTGGTTGAGAACGGCCTGCCTTGTGCTGAAGTGACGTTTCGAACTGAAGATGCGGCACGCGCGATCAAAAATATGCGCGACGCGTATCCAGAGATGTTAATTGGCGCGGGTACTGTCTTAACCAGTGCTCAGGTGGATGAAGCGATTGAAGCTGGTGTCGATTTTATTGTTAGTCCGGGCTTTAACCCAACAACGGTTAAATACTGTCAGCAGCGAAATATCGCTATCGTACCTGGTGTAAATAATCCAAGCTTAGTTGAACAAGCGATGGAAATGGGACTTCGCACCCTAAAGTTTTTCCCTGCGGAGCCATCGGGTGGCACGGCAATGCTTAAAGCACTTTCAGCGGTTTACCCAGTGAAATTCATGCCAACAGGTGGTGTGAGTCCAAGTAACGTAAAAGATTATTTGGCCATTTCTTCGGTCTTAGCGTGTGGCGGAACCTGGATGGTGCCTGGCGATTTGATTGATAACGAACAATGGGACGAACTGGCAGCGCTGATTGGTGAAGTTGCAAGAGTTATTGAATAA